In Pseudobdellovibrio exovorus JSS, the genomic stretch ATCTAAAAAGTCTTGCTCAACGTTCGTGGAACTACTCGCGCCTTTCTACCATCTGGAGCTTGATGCTTTATCCTTTCAATCCACAGTACGCCTTGATGCGCTTGTTCCAAGAACCTACTGAAGAATTGATGTTATTCGATCAGGTTTCGCAGACACGCCGATTGGTGGCGTTCCAAGGAGCCGAAGCCTCAGCTCGCGCCATTCCACTTGCGGACTGGCTGATTAAATTCCCAAGCTACGAACGCGTTCTGAGTATGGCCTCGAACCATTTACTGCTGACGTCCGAGCTGACAGGAAACATGACTGAAGATAGCCAAAAAATCCTAACTGCACTTAAGCGAGGACAGTTTTACATTTGCTTTGATACTTTAGGAAACCCCAATGGTTTTGAAGCTTACTTATTTAAAGAAAATGATCGCCAGCGCTACTCGATGGGTTCCGAAGTGGAGTACTCGGATAACCTGCGCTTGTATTTCAAACTTCCCGCCGAGCCCACTTCATTCTATGAAGTCGTCCTTTACAAAAACGGCCAACGCGTCGATACGATCAACACCTTCGAAGGTATTTTACCATTGCAAGGTCCCGGCACCTACCGCGTCCAAGTCCGCATCAGCCCCCGCTTCCCGCTGCCGGACGCGATCAAGTGGCTAACATGGATTTATACGAATAACTTTTATGTGGTTTCTCCGAAGTAGAGATCTAAATATTTTGACCTTTAAAAAGCTCAAACAGCCGCCGAAGGGCGGAACTCGTTTTTAAAGGTCAAAATATTCAGATCTCAGCATGTGAAAGAAACCACATAAAAATAATCACTGGTATCAATTTCTTAAGAGAAATCATAAATCTCGAGGGCGAATGAGGCACTAACGTTCGCTTTCATTTGTTTTTTGGGTCTTTTCAAAACGAGTTCTGCAAGTTGAAGACCTGAGCGACAAAATCAAATCAACACGCAGATTCAACTTGCAGCTGTCTGAGGCTTTGGAAAGGCCCAAAAAACAAATGGATCGAGCGAAGAGTTATTCGATTTCGAGATTTACAATTTCTATTTCGATGTCCCCGAAAACCTGTGTTTGGCAGGCGAGGCGTTCGTTGTCCTCAAAGCCGCGCTCGTCGGCCCGTTCGGCTTCGATTTCCGTACGTGGGCTACAGTTTTCGAGGCCTTTTAGTATAAAAACACGGCAGGTGGTGCAGGAGCCATTGGCCCCGCAGGACTGATAAATGCCCACATTGTTGGCATTTAATGTATCAAGTAAATTGTCCCCTGCCGTTATTTCCAGAGCAGAAAAAAAGCCTTTTATTTGTAGTCTTTTACTTGAAACCATCCCCTATTGTTTGTATCAAAATATATATGAGATTCATAGCATTTGACTTAGAAACCACAGGAACTGTACCGGGCGTTGACCAGATCGTTGAAATCGGAGCCGTGCGCTTCAATGAACAAGGAATCGTGGACAGCGTGTTTTCAACTTTAGTTGATCCACAAAGAAGTATTCCTCCAGGAGCTTCTGCGGTGAATGGAATTACAGATGCAATGGTTGCAGGTAAGCCTAAGATCGACTCGCTATTACCGGCCTTTGCTGAGTTCTGCGAAGATTTGATTTTGGTGGCTCATAATGCTCCGTTTGATGCTCAGTTTTTAATTTCCGATATTAAAAAACACGAAGCTCCGGCTCCGCTGGGTGTGATCGTGGATACTTTGCCTATCAGTCGTAAAGTTTTTCCTGGTTTAGCCAATTACAAATTGGGAACTTTAGTTCAGCATTTAAAAATTCCTGCTGGTGAATTCCATCGCGCGGAAGAAGATGCGACTTACTGTGGAAATGTTTTCTTAGAAATGATCCGCCGTATTTCTGTAGGTGGTAAAGCTCCACAAGTGGAAAACCTTGTGGCTTTGACTGGTAAACCAGAACTGCGCTTCCCGCAGATCGAGCGCCAGCCAAAACAAATGGGCTTCATGTTCTAGAGTTCGAGTGTTCTAATTCGGCTAGGTCCAGTTAACGAAATTCAATTTTTATATTAATCTGGCAGTATGAAGAAATTCCTACTGCCCTTTTTTTATTTAAGCCTGTTGTTTAGTTTTTTTTACAGCCTTGTTGGCTGTTCCTCTTTTCAATCACGGACGCCTCAGTCTGATGAATCACCTTATCGTGTCCATCTTGAAACTTACACCTATCACAGTGGCGTTCCACTTGTCGGAGATGTGAATTTACGTATTGGCTACGCGGAAGCCCGTAATTCCGCATTCAAAGGCTGTGTGATGTATCTACAGGGACTCGGTGACTCTGTGATGAATCACGAACCTTTCTTTCGTGCGAT encodes the following:
- a CDS encoding 2Fe-2S iron-sulfur cluster-binding protein, whose translation is MVSSKRLQIKGFFSALEITAGDNLLDTLNANNVGIYQSCGANGSCTTCRVFILKGLENCSPRTEIEAERADERGFEDNERLACQTQVFGDIEIEIVNLEIE
- a CDS encoding PolC-type DNA polymerase III, whose protein sequence is MRFIAFDLETTGTVPGVDQIVEIGAVRFNEQGIVDSVFSTLVDPQRSIPPGASAVNGITDAMVAGKPKIDSLLPAFAEFCEDLILVAHNAPFDAQFLISDIKKHEAPAPLGVIVDTLPISRKVFPGLANYKLGTLVQHLKIPAGEFHRAEEDATYCGNVFLEMIRRISVGGKAPQVENLVALTGKPELRFPQIERQPKQMGFMF